Proteins encoded in a region of the Paucibacter sediminis genome:
- a CDS encoding sensor histidine kinase, whose product MTHRPDTLDWTQWICPGPRRRFSALELRQAGAQPWPRGIDHYVYSNTLILAAVFYNELPRGLGLWVLLASLCMSVASLLTARWLWRQPTRKNLNLASWGAVLVSLVLIFGLAKVHGKEMLRFAAPVLVAGITLVLSAWWFLTLYRVQQIEARLRELADQEASQRLARRLATAQIQPHFLFNTLASLQHWVDTQDSRAAGMLRSFTRYLRATLPMFEHESLPLGQELQIVASYLEVMQARLGARLAWRIEAAPELQDLTLPPGALLTLVENAIGHGIEPALRGGRIDVRAYREGAALRLEVQDDGAGLCAETASDDGLGLTNTRERLQQLYGARASLQLLAQEPGCLARITIHDEGEQRP is encoded by the coding sequence ATGACGCACCGCCCCGACACCCTCGACTGGACCCAATGGATCTGCCCCGGGCCGCGCCGCCGCTTCTCGGCGCTGGAGCTGCGCCAGGCCGGTGCGCAGCCCTGGCCCAGGGGCATCGACCACTACGTCTACAGCAATACGCTGATCCTGGCCGCGGTGTTCTACAACGAACTGCCCAGGGGCCTGGGCCTGTGGGTGCTGCTGGCCTCCCTGTGCATGAGCGTGGCCAGCCTGCTGACGGCGCGCTGGCTCTGGCGCCAGCCCACCCGCAAGAACCTGAACCTGGCCTCCTGGGGGGCGGTGCTGGTGAGCCTTGTGCTGATCTTTGGGTTGGCCAAGGTGCATGGCAAGGAGATGCTCAGGTTCGCCGCGCCCGTCCTGGTGGCCGGCATCACCCTGGTGCTCAGCGCCTGGTGGTTCCTCACGCTCTACCGGGTGCAGCAGATCGAGGCGCGCCTGCGCGAGCTGGCCGACCAGGAGGCCAGCCAGCGCCTGGCACGGCGCCTCGCCACCGCGCAGATCCAGCCGCACTTCCTCTTCAACACCCTGGCGTCGCTGCAGCATTGGGTCGACACCCAGGACAGCCGTGCCGCCGGCATGCTGCGCTCCTTCACCCGCTATCTGCGCGCCACCCTGCCGATGTTTGAGCATGAAAGCCTGCCGCTCGGCCAGGAGCTGCAGATCGTCGCCAGCTATCTGGAAGTGATGCAGGCGCGCCTGGGTGCGCGCCTCGCTTGGCGGATCGAGGCGGCGCCGGAGCTGCAAGACCTGACCCTGCCGCCCGGCGCCCTGCTGACCCTGGTGGAAAACGCCATCGGCCATGGCATCGAACCGGCGCTGCGCGGCGGCCGCATCGATGTGCGCGCCTACCGCGAGGGCGCGGCGCTGCGCCTGGAGGTGCAGGACGACGGTGCCGGCCTGTGCGCCGAGACGGCAAGCGACGACGGCCTGGGCCTGACCAACACCCGCGAGCGCCTGCAGCAACTCTATGGCGCGCGCGCCAGCCTGCAGCTGCTGGCGCAGGAGCCGGGCTGCCTGGCCCGCATCACCATCCATGACGAGGGAGAACAGCGTCCATGA
- a CDS encoding class II glutamine amidotransferase produces MCQLLGMNAKLPTDVMFSFTGLAQRADEHKDGFGIAFFEGRGLRHFVDHHSARVSPLAKLVQDYPIKSDNVIAHIRKATQGQVALENTHPFVRELWGRYWVFAHNGNLKDFAPRLHGAFRPVGQTDSERAFCWLMQELAKAHCDVPSVTELSHTLRELMPQLNRYGTFNMLLSNGQALWAHGSTHLHYLLRRHPFGRVHLQDEDLSVDFSEHTTAEDRVAVIATEPLTRGEPWVAMAPGELKVFVGGELFA; encoded by the coding sequence ATGTGCCAATTGCTCGGTATGAATGCCAAGCTGCCAACCGACGTGATGTTCAGCTTCACCGGCCTGGCGCAGCGTGCCGACGAGCACAAGGACGGCTTCGGCATCGCCTTCTTCGAGGGCCGCGGCCTGCGCCATTTCGTCGATCACCACAGCGCGCGCGTCTCGCCCCTGGCCAAGCTGGTGCAGGACTATCCGATCAAGAGCGACAACGTGATCGCCCATATCCGCAAGGCCACGCAGGGCCAGGTGGCGCTGGAGAACACCCACCCCTTTGTGCGCGAGCTGTGGGGGCGCTACTGGGTGTTCGCGCACAACGGCAATCTGAAAGACTTTGCGCCACGTCTGCATGGCGCGTTCCGGCCGGTGGGCCAGACCGACAGCGAGCGCGCCTTCTGCTGGTTGATGCAGGAGCTCGCCAAGGCGCATTGCGATGTGCCCAGCGTTACCGAGCTGAGCCACACGCTGCGCGAGCTGATGCCGCAGCTGAACCGCTATGGCACCTTCAATATGCTGCTCTCCAACGGCCAGGCGCTGTGGGCGCATGGCAGCACGCATCTGCACTATCTGCTGCGCCGCCACCCGTTCGGCCGCGTGCACCTGCAGGATGAGGACCTGAGCGTGGACTTCTCCGAGCACACCACGGCCGAAGACCGCGTCGCGGTGATCGCCACCGAGCCGCTCACGCGCGGCGAGCCCTGGGTGGCCATGGCCCCCGGCGAGCTCAAGGTGTTTGTGGGCGGCGAGCTGTTCGCCTGA
- a CDS encoding NAD(P)/FAD-dependent oxidoreductase, which translates to MSEPLAAAPMPQRCEVLVVGAGPAGSAAARVLARAGVDVVLLDQQPQGRDKICGDGLIPDAHAALQRLGLLGQVMARAEPVAHVGCIGPRGTRIDVPGELAVLPRRELDELLCQAAQDAGARFIAPARFEKPLEDGQGRVCGALVGKDGVQHELQADWVLLATGAVPKALSAAGMCERHTPSGVALRGYVRAPSMVGRIKAMEVVWSKAVRPGYGWIFPAPNATFNIGVGVTDSHSAVGGKGAKKELNLRAIFDAFVEHYEPAAALMREGELVGELKGAPLRCTLDGARWSRPGLLVTGEAAGSTYSFTGEGIGKAMETGMLAAEALLQGRRQHSDDAAVRAAYEQSLRALKPKFDLYQRANKVNAMPWLADLLIWRAQRSPRLLQRMSGVLRETSNPGNLISLKGFSRLFLE; encoded by the coding sequence ATGTCTGAACCCCTGGCTGCGGCGCCAATGCCGCAGCGATGCGAGGTGCTGGTGGTGGGCGCGGGCCCGGCCGGCAGCGCCGCGGCGCGTGTGCTGGCGCGTGCCGGCGTGGACGTGGTGCTGCTCGATCAGCAGCCCCAGGGGCGCGACAAGATCTGCGGCGATGGCCTGATCCCCGATGCCCATGCGGCCCTGCAGCGCCTGGGCCTGCTGGGCCAGGTGATGGCGCGTGCCGAGCCCGTGGCCCATGTGGGTTGCATCGGCCCGCGCGGCACCCGCATCGATGTGCCGGGCGAGCTGGCGGTGCTGCCGCGCCGCGAGCTCGACGAGTTGCTGTGCCAGGCGGCCCAGGACGCCGGTGCCCGTTTCATCGCGCCGGCGCGCTTCGAGAAGCCGCTGGAAGATGGCCAGGGGCGCGTCTGCGGTGCGCTCGTCGGCAAGGACGGCGTGCAGCATGAGCTGCAGGCCGACTGGGTGCTGCTGGCCACCGGCGCCGTGCCCAAGGCCCTGAGCGCCGCCGGCATGTGCGAACGCCACACGCCCAGCGGCGTGGCGCTGCGCGGCTATGTGCGCGCGCCCTCGATGGTGGGCCGCATCAAGGCCATGGAGGTGGTGTGGAGCAAGGCGGTGCGGCCCGGCTACGGCTGGATCTTCCCGGCCCCCAATGCCACTTTCAACATCGGCGTGGGCGTGACCGACAGCCACAGCGCCGTGGGCGGCAAGGGCGCCAAGAAGGAACTCAATCTGCGCGCCATCTTCGACGCCTTTGTCGAGCATTACGAACCCGCCGCGGCGCTGATGCGCGAGGGCGAGCTGGTGGGCGAACTCAAGGGTGCGCCGCTGCGCTGCACGCTGGACGGCGCGCGCTGGTCGCGCCCGGGCCTGCTGGTCACCGGCGAGGCGGCCGGCTCCACCTACAGCTTCACCGGCGAGGGCATCGGCAAGGCGATGGAGACCGGCATGCTGGCGGCCGAGGCGCTGCTGCAGGGGCGCCGCCAGCACAGCGACGATGCGGCGGTGCGCGCCGCCTATGAGCAGAGCCTGCGTGCGCTCAAGCCCAAGTTCGATCTCTACCAGCGTGCCAACAAGGTGAACGCCATGCCTTGGCTGGCCGATCTGCTGATCTGGCGCGCCCAGCGCAGCCCGCGCCTGCTGCAGCGCATGAGTGGGGTGTTGCGCGAGACCAGCAACCCGGGCAACCTGATCAGCCTGAAGGGCTTCTCGCGCCTCTTCCTGGAATAG
- a CDS encoding TraR/DksA family transcriptional regulator: MTQDLTPGQHAQLEMLLVQRQQELERSLHGQLGEQSRAEHARELLLQDGDDEPARDADREVDLARSDRHLDELRQVNEALQRLRGQGYGLCSDCGEAIAFDRLQRQPEALRCLDCQRRLERAQGDPSAHHRI; the protein is encoded by the coding sequence ATGACCCAAGACCTGACCCCCGGCCAGCATGCGCAGCTGGAGATGCTGCTGGTGCAGCGCCAGCAGGAGTTGGAGCGCAGCCTGCACGGCCAGCTGGGCGAGCAATCGCGCGCCGAGCATGCGCGCGAGCTGCTGCTGCAGGACGGCGACGACGAGCCCGCCCGCGACGCCGACCGCGAGGTGGACCTGGCGCGCAGCGACCGCCATCTGGACGAGCTGCGCCAGGTCAACGAGGCCTTGCAGCGCCTGCGCGGCCAGGGCTATGGCCTGTGCAGCGATTGCGGTGAGGCGATCGCCTTCGATCGCCTGCAGCGCCAGCCCGAGGCGCTGCGCTGCCTGGACTGCCAGCGCCGCCTTGAGCGTGCGCAGGGGGACCCCAGCGCGCACCATCGCATCTGA